agaaggaatcatatcctctcttTTGTCTTCTGCCGAGCAAATATATTTTGTGGAATTAGATATCATATCCCCCCTGCCTTAAACGGAGCTAATATCTGACTTGAAAAAAGAACCGAGCAAATGTATGTactgaaagaaggaatcatatccgtTCTTTCTTTCTGTCGGGGAAATGCATGCTTTTAAAAAAGACAATGTCTTACTTGAAAGGGAGCTTCATATCCACACCTTTCCTGCTAGATCATATCTGAGGAACTGAGCAAACGCATGAATGGGAAGCAGTAATCATATTCTTTCTTGCCTACTACCGAGCAAAAgagccattttgaaaaaaaaaggaataaatctTTGCTTGCTTTAAATCGAGCgaatgaaagaaggaatcatttcCCCTTTTGCTTTCTGCCGAGTAAAAGTATCGTGTCCTGTCAAAGAAAGAATCATATCTCCCCTTACCTTAAACCAAGAAAATGCCCAAATTGAAAAAAGGCATCACGCCTTCTACCGGGCAAACGTATTCTTCAAAAGCAGGGCTCATATCTCCCGTGGAGGAatcatatctcgcttaacttttcaaaggacctaagtaacattttttccataaattaatttgaatactgcaatcaatagctttcatgttgttctgttgattgcgctattcaaattaattcatgaataaaatgttacttatgtccttttgaaaagttaagcgagatatcttcccttgccttctttcaaagaaggcaACATGTCTTCCTTTCCTCAAACCGAGCAAATGTCCAAATTAAAAAATGGAATCATATCGTCTCTTGGCTTCTGGGGGAatttattctttgaaagaagCAATCATACCCTCTCAAAAGGACAACAGGTCGTaggtcaaaaggtcaaaggtcaaatggtcgaaaggacaaaaggtcgaagggtcaaaaggtcaaagggacaaatggtcgaaaaaaaatctcagtcaaaaggtcgaaggataaaaggtcgtaggtcaaaaggtcgaaagtgcaaaagatcgaaaagacaaaaggtcgaaataaaaaatttgagtcaaaaggtcgaaggacaaaaggtcgaaaggatgaaaggtcgaaagaacggTTGTATGACAAATGTTCGAAGGGCAAAAGGcctaaaggacaaaaggtcgaaagtcaaaaggtcgGAGGGTCATAAGGTTAAAAGGACGAAAGATCGAAAAATTAAAGATTGAAATAACGGTTGCAGGACAATAGGTCGAAAGTGAAAAGGTTGCaaatcaaaaggtcgaaagtcataAGATCTAAGGTCAAAAGGTCTAATGTCAAAAGGTGAGATGGAATAAGAGGtggaaattacaaaaaaataggaaaaacgTCGAGTGTTAACCAACCATTCTTCTGcacatttatgtttcatttggcTTCATCTGATAATATTTCATTGCCCTTCTTTTAATCATAGGcttttctttcgagtttcgTATATTTATATTGTTTGTAGGACAATAGACCGAAGGACGAAAggtcaaaggacaaaaggtcgaagttcaaaaggtcgaaagtacaaaaggtcgaaacaaataatctaagtcaaaaggtcgaagggtcaaaaggtcgaaaggacaaaaggcctaaaggacaaaaggtcgaaacaaaaaatctgagccaaaaggtcggaagacaaaagatcgaaggtcaaaaggtcgaaggtcaaaaggtcgaaaggacgaaaggtcgaaacaacaagtctgagtcaaaaggtcgaaagaacaaaaggtggAAGGGTCAAAAGGCCGAAGGGACAAgatgtcgaaacaaaaaatctgagccaaaaggtcgaaggtcaaaaggtagaTAGGATAAAAGGTctaaaggtcaaaaggtcgaagggacaaaaggttgaaacaaaaaatctgagtcaaaaggtcgaaagtaaaaaCGTCGAAGGAAAAAAGGTCGGAAGTAAAGaagtcgaaagaacaaaatatagaaattgtgattgttgaacaaaaggtcgaaggccaAAAAGTCGAGTGTTAATCAACCATTCttttgcacatttatgttttacctgataatatttcatggttgaattttttcttcttttagtCATAGGCCGTTCTTTTGAGAttcgcatatttatatttatttgtgtttaattttcaatgttgatttttctttcCTTTGTTCATAACCTTTTCTTTCGATATTCGCATTTTTATACCGCATATGAAATGTTGAAACATAGGTTATTCATCAGAGGTTTattgtcaaatcaatatttttatcaaagtatTGCTAGGCTTTATTAACTTTAGTCGTAATTAATGAAAATAGTTCTTCActcattttcaacaaaatgataattcaaaatatatcattctAGCTTAACATACTTCTTATGACATTTTAATGTGCTCGAAAGACGATACGTTTTTGTTCTCAAAATTTGTTCTAAAGTAACTGTTGGAGCCGGACCCGACAATAACCAAACAAAATTGTTATAAGATATTTTCCATTAATTAATATGCCCATACACTACCCCATTTGTTGAACTACATTTCAATTAGTATTGCTTTCATGCGAGAGCGCTGAGAAGAGCGCATATTGAGCAGCGTCCACCGCCTGTGGACTGCTGAGTAGGTAGGAAATACAATATTACAAACTTCTAAATCAGTTCCAAATAATATACGAAGTCAAACGGACGTACGGTCGATCTCAGTGTCGTTATTCCCTCTATCACACATCACGGTCAAGGGAAATTAATTTATCCAAATTACGCTTTCGCGGTGGGAATTTTGGTGGTGTTTTAGTCAAGTGCATCAGTCGGACCTTAGCGAAAAGGTGGAAGAGCCAAGGTGGCCTATTTCTGAAGAACTAGTGCGTTTCCTGGACACAAAGGGCTTGTGGTGACCCAAGCCTCTGGTCAGTACTCCCGTGTGTGTTTAGTACCGGACTTGATGCTTTTCGGTGGCTGCTAAAGCAGCGAAGAAAGTCCTTCGAAATCAGGCATAGTTCGTGCTCGAACAtttttggtccttcgaaccggatcGAAGGCCAAACCGCGGTCGGAAAGTGCTATAAAGTGCCGGTGAAGAACAAAGTGCTGACCAGACACGCTGGTCAATTGTGTGGCCATTGTACATTGGCAAGCAAGCGCCATCGCGCTCGGAGGTTGCTACCAAGGCGGGTACACCTCGATAGTGTGTGGAGAGAAACAAAACGATCGCAGTGAAGGTGATATTGCGCACGCTCGATAGCAACACGTTTTTGGCTAATTGATGAGCCCGCAATTAAACGATTTAATAGTGTGACCACTGTTAGTAGACGAAGAAAATTTGGTGTGTTTCGTGGAAGAACTTTTCCGCTTGAGAGAGTGTCAAGGCGGACACTACTCTGTTGGTGCAGGAGAAGACATTTTGTGACCATCTTAGGTTCATCTGCGGTCATCAAGCAGGTGATTGAACCCCCAATTGCCATTCTCACCGAAGCCATTTTTAACGCTGGTAAAGCGTTCCTCTCGATCAAGGCTACTGGCGGGAAGCTGTTTGCCGGTGTGTGGTGGTGCTAATATCACTACTGGGATTGGAGCGACCATCTGCAACAACAACCCGGTGAGTCAGTTCCATTATTCTATGCATGTGGCTTGCAGTAGCGTTACCAAATATTGAAAGATTattccaaccaaattgaattcaacttcATTTGGTTGATGAAAGTTGGGTGACTTTTTTCCGAATTTGTTAAGTCATTGTGGCAATTGGTGGGAAACGGTACACAATTCAAGTGGAAACCGTTCGCGCCCTTGATTGTGTTGCCGCGTAGGATTGGGTCTGTTCGCGACGGGAAGGAGCAATACGTTCGATTAAAACAACCCTCTCCCGTCGATTTCTTCGTCGCGAAGGCCAATACACCGCGACGGGAAGGATCTGATTCGTTCGATTGTGTGTTCGCCTCGCCGGTTCGGTTTCACGAAGAAACGAGTAGCTCGTGCAGGGAAGGAGATCCGTTTCGATTTGCTACCGTTTCCGTACGTTTCCCGTGTTTGTGTGCTCGTCGACAATGCCGCCCAAGGAAGAAAAAATCCTCGCGGATAAGGTGGTCCAGCGGCAATCTTTGATCGCTATGCGAAAAGCGGTTGAGAAATTCATCGCTGAATTCGATCCAGTGCGTGACAGGTGCCAAGTGCAAGTGAGAATCGACTCCCTAGACAAAGTGAATACTGCGTTTGCGGAGGTTCAGGATACAATCGAGCGTCTAGATAGCGAAGATCTGGAAGAACATCTTGCCGAAAGAGTAGATTTCGAGCATCGGTATTGTACCGCAAAAGGATTCCTGCTTTCGAAACTCCCCACCGAAGGTAATCAAGCGCAACTGAACGCCTCGTTTGCTGCTCCGCCTGTCAACTTCCACCTCCGCTTACCGCAGATCGACCTCCCACGTTTTAATGGCGATTTCTCACGTTGGTTGTCGTTCCGTGATACATTTTCGTCCATGGTTCACTCCAATGCGGACATACCAACGGTTGCCAAACTGCAATACCTTTTGCAGTCTCTGGAAGGGAACGCAAAAAAGCCCTACGAGTCGGTCGATATCGAAGCCGACAATTACGCTTGCACTTGGGACGCACTCCTCAAGCGATACGACAACCGTCGATTCCTCAAGCGGCAACTTTTCCGGGCACTCTACGATTTACCAGCGGTGAAGCAGGAGTCTGCTAATCGCATCCACAGCCTGATCGACGATTTCCAGCGCCATGTGAAGGCCCTGAAGAAGCTGAACGAACCTGTGGAGCACTGGGACACACCGCTGGTGAATATTTTGTCGTACAAGCTGGACCAACCCACTTTGCGAGCCTGGGAGGAGAAGACTAGTACGCAGGATGACGTGAAGTATGAGGAGCTGGTAGAATTCCTCTATCAGCGCGTACGAGTGCTGAATTCAGTAGGCTACGAGCACCATCAGCATCCAACGCCGTCGGCAAAGGTGGCCGGCAACATTCCAAAACCCACGAAAATCAAGTTCGCAGCCAACGCCGCTGCATCCTCCAATTCCTCCTCACCATGTCTACTGTCTTGTTCCGACAATCACGTCCTACGCAACTGCCCTATCTTCCTCGGGAAGGATGTACGCCTTCGCCGAGAATTCGTCACGTTGAAGCGGTTGTGTTGGAACTGCCTGTGCAGCGGACATCAGTCGAAGAAGTGTACGTCGAAGTTCTCATGTCGTACGTGCCACGAAAGACACCATTCGCTGCTTCACGATCCTGCTTTATCCAAGTCGTCATCGAGTTCAACCGTGTCATCTACTATTCCCGTTCAACAACCGTCTCCGTCCACTAGTGTGGGCACCCGGAGCTCCGCTCCTCCCAATGTCAGCATGGCAGTCCGAACTGCATGCAATACTGTTTTGTTGGAAACGGTTGTCCTCAATGTCGTTGAAGATCACGTAAACGAGTACCAGGCAAGGGCCTTACTAGATTCGGCTTCAATGTCCAACTTCATTTCAAAGCCACTAGCAAAGCTGCTGTTCAACCCCCGTTCGAAAGTGGACATATCCATAGCAGGGATCGGCCTCTCCACGCACAGTGTGAAAAGTGCAATTACCGCCACCATCCAGTCGAGAACACAGGAGTTTTCGACGAAGCTACAGTTCCTCATTCTAAAAACTCCTTCGGCACAGTTGCCGACCATACCACTCAACATCTCGTCGTGGAACATTCCCAGGGTTGGTCTCGCCGACCCTCAGTTCCACATCCCAGGGAGGATAGACCTCGTTATCGGCAGTGAAGCCTTCTGGGAGATTCATAGTGGTCGGAAGATTCCGTTAGGGGACGGACTTCCATGGTTGACTGAAACACCATTCGGATGGGCTGTCGCTGGCACCGCATCCAGTCAACACAATTGTATTCCTCGGATCTGCAACCTTTCTACGAAAGATGATCCGTTAGAAGCTACGCTTCAGAAGTTCTGGGAAATCGAGGACATCTCTGACGGACCAGCACTATCCGTTGAAGAAGATCGTTGTGAGAAGCACTACGTAGCTACTACCACCCGTGATCCTTCTGGAAGGTATATCGTCGGTCTTCCTCGAACCGACAATCCCGATTTGGTCCTAGGAAGCTCAAGGGATATCGCAGATCGCCGTCTTATGAGTGTCGAGCGGCGTCTCGAACGTGATCCTGCCACCAAGGACGCATACCATCGTTTTATGGACGAATACCTCCAGTTAGGGCATATGAAGAAGCTTGTCGATCCGGTAGACGACGATCAACCGCACTGCTACATACCGCACCACGCCGTCTTCAAAGAGTCAAGCACGTCTACAAAGGTTAGGGTCGTTTTCGATGCGTCGTGCAAGACATCCTCCGGATATTCATTAAACGACACACTCTTGGTTGGACCAGTCGTTCAGGAGGATCTGCTCTCCATCGTGCTGCGTTTCCGCATTCACTGCGTCGCTGTTGTCGCCGACGTGGAGAAAATGTATCGGCAGATGCTCCACCCTCCGGAAGACcgtaaattccttcggattcgcTTCCGGACTAACTCCAATGATCCTATTTCCACCTATGAGCTGCAGACGGTGACCTACGGCACCGCGTCTGCTCCATACCTTGCAACGAGGACTCTGCAGCAGATTGCACGCGACAATAGGCACCAGTTTCCAGCTGCAGTAGATCCAGTCATTTACGATTTCTACGTCGACGACTTCCTTTCGGGCGCTGATGACGTAGAATCTGCAATTGAAGTGAGGCAACAAGTGACATCGATGTTGAAGACTGCAGGCTTTCCAATCAAGAAATGGGCATCGAatgttccggaagttcttcatgGTGTTCCTTCGGAATATTTAGCCGTTCAACCGCTGCATGAACTTCAGGACGAGCAGTCAGTTTCAACCCTGGGTCTCGTGTGGGAGCCGAGAACCGACGCACTACGGTTCAAAGTCCAACTACCTCCACCGGCCATAGTCCTGACAAAGCGAAAAGTGATGTCTTACATCGCGCAAATCTTCGATCCACTTGGTCTTGTGGGTCCTACAATTGTGGTGGCCAAACTAttcattagggcagttcaaatttcaaaaatgttcgaaaattccaactcccatatgtctattagcatcattttgataatataggagtcctggcaaaatttcaggcaattcggtggccatttaggggtggcgcgaagtcaatttatgtttatatggaaatttgtatgggaaaaacttaaaattaattcaaatccccctacaactcttaaatcgtgatgaattcaagtaaacatccccaacctctatttttggaatctatttgagctcaaccagtgggtaactcattaattttgatttatatttccactgctacgttgaggctaattacaccattttagccatttatcacatattcacactgtcaatagaaccgttcaatccactcataactaatgcgTTATCcagaggtctcatttatatagatttaaaaaagggtggttggggatgtttatttaaattcatcacgatttgacagttgtagggagacttgaataaattttaagtttttcccatacaaatttccatataaacataaattgacttcgcgccacccctaaatggccaccgaattgcctgaaattttgccaggactcctatattttcaaaatgatgctaatagacatatgggagttggaattttcgaacatttttgaaatttgaactgccctactaTTCATGCAGCGTTTATGGGCACTGAAGCAGAATGGGGAGGCCTGTGAGTGGGATACAGCACTCCCAAACAAGCTACAGGAGGAGTGGAAGGCGTTTCATAACACTCTACATTTACTGAGCGAAGTTCGTGTCCCACGATTTGTTTCGCTGCCAAACGCCGTCAATCTCCAACTCCACTTCTTCGCCGACGCCTCTCAAGGAGCTTACGGATCCTGTTGCTACGTACGAGCAGAAACCAGTGGCGGAGTATCTGTTCAGCTACTGAC
The nucleotide sequence above comes from Armigeres subalbatus isolate Guangzhou_Male chromosome 3, GZ_Asu_2, whole genome shotgun sequence. Encoded proteins:
- the LOC134221437 gene encoding uncharacterized protein LOC134221437 yields the protein MPPKEEKILADKVVQRQSLIAMRKAVEKFIAEFDPVRDRCQVQVRIDSLDKVNTAFAEVQDTIERLDSEDLEEHLAERVDFEHRYCTAKGFLLSKLPTEGNQAQLNASFAAPPVNFHLRLPQIDLPRFNGDFSRWLSFRDTFSSMVHSNADIPTVAKLQYLLQSLEGNAKKPYESVDIEADNYACTWDALLKRYDNRRFLKRQLFRALYDLPAVKQESANRIHSLIDDFQRHVKALKKLNEPVEHWDTPLVNILSYKLDQPTLRAWEEKTSTQDDVKYEELVEFLYQRVRVLNSVGYEHHQHPTPSAKVAGNIPKPTKIKFAANAAASSNSSSPCLLSCSDNHVLRNCPIFLGKDVRLRREFVTLKRLCWNCLCSGHQSKKCTSKFSCRTCHERHHSLLHDPALSKSSSSSTVSSTIPVQQPSPSTSVGTRSSAPPNVSMAVRTACNTVLLETVVLNVVEDHVNEYQARALLDSASMSNFISKPLAKLLFNPRSKVDISIAGIGLSTHSVKSAITATIQSRTQEFSTKLQFLILKTPSAQLPTIPLNISSWNIPRVGLADPQFHIPGRIDLVIGSEAFWEIHSGRKIPLGDGLPWLTETPFGWAVAGTASSQHNCIPRICNLSTKDDPLEATLQKFWEIEDISDGPALSVEEDRCEKHYVATTTRDPSGRYIVGLPRTDNPDLVLGSSRDIADRRLMSVERRLERDPATKDAYHRFMDEYLQLGHMKKLVDPVDDDQPHCYIPHHAVFKESSTSTKVRVVFDASCKTSSGYSLNDTLLVGPVVQEDLLSIVLRFRIHCVAVVADVEKMYRQMLHPPEDRKFLRIRFRTNSNDPISTYELQTVTYGTASAPYLATRTLQQIARDNRHQFPAAVDPVIYDFYVDDFLSGADDVESAIEVRQQVTSMLKTAGFPIKKWASNVPEVLHGVPSEYLAVQPLHELQDEQSVSTLGLVWEPRTDALRFKVQLPPPAIVLTKRKVMSYIAQIFDPLGLRLWALKQNGEACEWDTALPNKLQEEWKAFHNTLHLLSEVRVPRFVSLPNAVNLQLHFFADASQGAYGSCCYVRAETSGGVSVQLLTAKSKVAPLSSRHSIARLELCAARLSTQLFEKLRSPPSRWKAFVANRVSQIQHSTDVSHWKHVSGLDNPADDISRGLSPVDMLQCKRWWNGPIWLSLDSDHWPNLIPTDEEAETITEERNVSYVTMSVIQNEFHDNLFARYSSFSKLRRVTAFCLRYLQSLRARAVLRRTDADSYHQLSIRKDTVSPVSTDELQRAELHLCRLAQQQSFPAEISHLSSGEPVIKSSAMKWLKPYIDEDHIIRVGGRLRNATLSDYVKHPIVLSAKHPLSTLLASFFHLKLLHAGPQLLLATLRQKFWILGGRNLSKSVFHHCHTCFRSKPTLVQQSTADLPASRVSPTRPFSVCGVDYCGPFLLKATVRNRAPTKAYVAIFVCFATRAVHIELVSDLTTTAFLAALRRVFARRGRIGNSETFKGASHALNRCYQMLKVDNNDRDRIFNWCAENEIRWKFIPPRAPHFGGLWEAAVKSAKKHLLKIVGNTNIAYEQMLTLLAQVEMCLNSRPLTPMPSEPSDLEVLTPGHFLVGANLQAVPDADFRGIPDNRLEVYDVVQKHLQNIWARWYPEYLQQLQSRATKGCNPPVTVEVGRIVVVKEYNIPPCYLATQAYYEAATGQGRGCPRRNSTHSSGEGHRSCRSQDRSTAVTGPKHLKPSLQVEQPARENLLEAHLRLAQEFNLLIAPASVGIDMSERFKVLLGLGGAWRSEMPMFFAAANDSA